The following are encoded together in the Mugil cephalus isolate CIBA_MC_2020 chromosome 18, CIBA_Mcephalus_1.1, whole genome shotgun sequence genome:
- the LOC124995540 gene encoding tumor necrosis factor ligand superfamily member 10-like — protein MTGSGPKLGVLLLVAVLLQTVVVTITVLHFTTALNSMKETFARSSVSCLTGADLQSITAVRGDPCWQVTQQLHLLIEKSLSQRYQRQISSAVRDEVSRVLPSLVMEDRASPRPKVAAHVTGSFVPKLEREEGAAVSAGRRIQGQKISWWEGQKGLAFLQDVQLVDGELVVPQPGLYYVYAQTYFRHTHSLEEEGEDNEEAEDRGRPLLQYVYKKVSSYPVPILLMKTSRTSCWSRGSQFSLHSAHQGGLFPLTTGDRLFVTVTNASAVDMDEKSSFFGAFLIS, from the exons ATGACGGGCTCCGGTCCGAAGCTCGGGGTCCTGCTGCTGGTGGCGGTTCTGCTCCAGACTGTGGTTGTCACCATCACCGTTCTGCACTTCACCACGGCTTTGAACTCG ATGAAGGAGACCTTTGCCAGGAGCAGTGTCTCCTGTCTGACGGGCGCTGACCTGCAGAGCATCACAGCCGTACGAGGGGACCCATGTTGGCAGGTCACTCAGCAGCTTCACCTGCTCATCGAGAAG tCTCTGTCTCAGCGTTACCAGAGGCAGATTTCATCGGCAGTAAGAG ATGAGGTATCTCGAGTACTCCCCTCACTTGTGATGGAGGACAGGGCTTCGCCTCGCCCAAAAGTGGCGGCTCACGTCACCGGCAGCTTCGTGCCCAAACTGGAGCGagaggaaggag CCGCAGTCTCCGCCGGCCGGCGAATCCAGGGCCAGAAGATCTCGTGGTGGGAAGGCCAGAAGGGCCTGGCCTTCCTCCAGGACGTCCAGCTGGTGGACGGAGAGCTGGTGGTGCCGCAGCCCGGCCTCTACTACGTCTACGCCCAGACTTACTTCAGACACACCCActccctggaggaggagggcgaagACAACGAGGAGGCGGAGGACAGGGGGAGACCACTGCTGCAGTACGTCTATAAGAAG GTGAGTTCTTACCCGGTTCCCATCCTGCTGATGAAGACGAGTCGGACTTCCTGCTGGTCCCGGGGCTCCCAGTTCTCGCTGCACTCCGCCCACCAGGGGGGGCTGTTCCCGCTCACCACCGGAGACCGCCTGTTTGTCACCGTGACCAACGCCTCGGCTGTGGACATGGACGAGAAGAGCAGCTTCTTTGGGGCGTTTCTCATCAGCTAG
- the msl2b gene encoding E3 ubiquitin-protein ligase MSL2b: MNPVNATSLYVSASRSVLQCDPRDPRALAELCKLLPFFRQSLSCLVCGNLLQDPIAPTNSSCQHYVCRGCKGQRMQLKPSCSWCKDYSCYEENRQLSLLVRCYRKLCLYITQSPLAPHIASAASDSPDLQAILNEGLTLAESELDVEDISDSASTSEVVQTDEVLPTKELKGEDASSINGLHDCNGLVSSDALQPITIETGGGIAKQESFSEEVPVCVSVTGTGEAGLCDISTFGDDLKHGGGPLLLSVEEVLRTLETDTDSDPTPEPNPQPDCHPSVPQSSRNGPHCPSGPDSSRLIPSLPPENSPRPLQPHPQPSLQPPPQPSIVIPRVPVRSHRKRSRSESDSEKVQPLPIASLRGPPVGANSSPHHPNPGATTKQDPKFPAATPHPHLAPVPNGGPPKVGKTVLVSNKTMKKTVEHHGATKKAYTKARQGAPKPRTQPRVPPHPHTHPLTHPPSPSKPLYKKPVEKKGCKCGRATQNPSVLTCRGQRCPCYSNRKACLDCICRGCQNSYMANGEKKLEAFAVPEKALEQTRLTLGINLTSITAAALRSPTTSSPGNTILNVTTATGAPVTATFLSGAGHDNRGFDDSLEMRYDC, translated from the exons ATGAACCCAGTGAATGCGACCTCTCTCTACGTCTCCGCGAGCCGTTCGGTGCTGCAGTGCGACCCCCGAGACCCCCGGGCCCTTGCGGAGCTCTGCAAGCTGCTGCCGTTTTTCCGCCAGTCCCTGTCCTGCTTGGTCTGCG GTAATCTGTTGCAGGATCCTATCGCTCCCACCAACTCATCATGTCAGCACTACGTCTGTCGAGGCTGTAAGGGTCAGAGGATGCAGCTCAAACCGTCCTGTAGTTGGTGTAAGGACTATTCCTGCTACGAGGAAAACAGGCAACTCTCTTTGCTTGTCCGCTGTTACAGGAAGCTCTGTCTCTACATTACCCAGTCGCCGCTTGCCCCGCACATAGCCAGCGCTGCCAGTGACTCGCCAGACCTCCAGGCAATCCTCAATGAGGGCCTCACGCTGGCAGAGAGCGAGCTAGATGTGGAGGACATTTCAGATTCGGCGTCCACCTCGGAGGTGGTCCAGACTGATGAGGTTTTACCTACAAAGGAGCTGAAAGGAGAGGACGCGAGCTCCATCAACGGACTGCATGATTGTAACGGCCTGGTCAGCTCAGACGCTCTGCAGCCCATCACCATAGAAACGGGCGGGGGCATTGCAAAACAGGAGAGCTTTTCGGAGGAGGTCCCGGTGTGCGTGAGCGTCACAGGGACTGGGGAGGCGGGGCTCTGTGACATCAGCACTTTCGGGGACGACCTGAAACACGGCGGGGGGCCTCTGTTATTGAGCGTGGAGGAGGTGCTCAGGACTCTCGAGACGGACACGGACTCTGACCCCACACCTGAGCCCAACCCCCAGCCAGACTGTCACCCCTCTGTACCCCAGTCGAGCCGCAATGGGCCTCACTGCCCATCTGGCCCCGACTCCTCTCGCCTcatcccctcccttccccctgAGAACAGCCCTCGTCCCCTTCAGCCTCACCCACAGCCCTCGCTGCAGCCTCCCCCTCAGCCCTCCATAGTTATCCCCCGTGTGCCCGTTCGGTCTCACCGCAAGCGCTCTCGCTCAGAAAGTGACAGCGAGAAAGTGCAGCCCCTCCCTATTGCCAGCCTACGAGGACCCCCCGTCGGTGCCAACAGCTCCCCCCACCACCCTAACCCCGGTGCCACCACCAAGCAGGATCCCAAATTCCCTGCGGCCACGCCTCATCCACACCTTGCCCCGGTGCCTAACGGCGGCCCCCCTAAGGTGGGCAAGACGGTGCTCGTCTCCAACAAGACAATGAAAAAGACAGTGGAGCACCACGGGGCCACCAAGAAGGCTTACACCAAGGCCAGGCAAGGGGCTCCGAAGCCCCGCACACAGCCCCGAGTAcctccacacccacacactcaccCCCTGACACACCCACCCAGTCCTTCAAAGCCACTGTATAAGAAGCCCGTGGAGAAGAAAGGCTGCAAGTGTGGCAGGGCTACACAGAACCCCTCAGTGTTGACCTGTAGGGGGCAGCGCTGCCCCTGTTACTCCAACCGCAAG GCTTGTCTGGACTGCATCTGCCGCGGCTGCCAGAACTCCTACATGGCCAACGgagagaagaagctggaggccTTCGCCGTGCCGGAGAAGGCGCTGGAACAGACCCGACTCACGCTGGGCATCAACCTCACCAGTATCACGGCGGCGGCCCTCCGTAGCCCGACCACCAGCTCCCCCGGCAACACCATCCTCAACGTCACCACGGCCACCGGGGCGCCAGTTACGGCTACCTTCCTGTCGGGGGCGGGGCACGACAACCGGGGCTTTGACGATTCGCTGGAGATGCGGTATGACTGTTGA